GATGACACACGGCCGTATTTATCTCGAGTGGCTGTAAATCTACACATCTGctcattttgaaaatgtatcACTTGGGAGATTTCTCGGTGTGGGCAACATACGGCACGTGGGCCATTTACGGCCTTCAATCCGAGTCGGCTGGACAATTCGTCGAATTCTAATTGAACTGCTTCATTTTAAACAGTCCCTAGGctttatattttaattttttatttatttatgaaagaTTAAAAAGACTACAAGTCAATACCTTGAAAAAATAATAGATTCAATTGAAATATCGAGGGCGGAAAAAATGGGATTTAGCATTGCGTCATGAATTTGATGGCCCtctgcacaattttttttttttcccttcccaaTTTTTTTTGGGTTCCTAGTGTGATGAAACACAGATGGAAGTAGGGCTGTTGGATCAATGACATATTTATTCATCGTCTTTACGTAACGACAACAAGCTGTGTACTTTGGGCAAAGAATATAAAGAGACACATCTCTACCGACTCCATCGCCCCGTTAGCTGCTTTGTGACTCACGCTGTTGGCCAGCGTGCATCTTAAAACCGCTCATTAATCACACGCGAGAGTGTAGCTAGGGAATAAATGGACAACACATTTGATGTCATGTCAAAATGGAGCTAAGAAAGATCAATAAAGAAAAATTGTGTGAATATAGATGAAAATGTTGTGGTCTGTCGTgagggagggggagaaaaaaaaaaagtgcatttgaCTTGCAGACGTTTGCAGATATGTCGCTTTACCCTGCGGTTAGAATAGTTAACAGTGGCACGCTTATTATAAAAATCCCCGCGGGCATCAGACAACATGTCTTTCTTAATCTTTTAAATGTCTCGCTTTCTAATCCTTCGCCAGAAAGAATTAAATCCCgtgaacaaaataattttgaTCAAGTAAATATATTCTTTTAACTTTTAAAATGAGGTCTACTAATGTCAGGGTGACAATTGTAAATGTCAGGGCTTCACAATTGAGCTATGAAAGCTACAGCGcattaaaaagtatattatagtatgtttaaatgaagcattgagttactacaaaaaaaaaatcctcttccGTATAAAAGCGTCTCCAATTGCAGCAATTTTTAATCGTGCTAAATGGCTTCCCCTAGTGGCCCACATCTAATACTGCAGCTTCAAATGTTGGCAATTTCAAGATTATGTGGAAAAAATGTATTAAGAAAACTTTTTTTGTGCcataatcaatatttttttccagtcaTGCACAACTTTGACATACACAAGGACTGCTTTGCTAGCTGTACCACGTTAGCATGCGGCTAATTTGATGGAAATGTTTATCGCAGTAGTAAAGAAGCTGTGAAAAAAAGTGCCACATTAAAACTTGTGAATAACCTGTGGAAGAAAAAAGTTCACGACCAACAAtaccaaaatcttttttttgctaCAGATTAAAAACTTTTTCACCCCCTCTTTTTGTCTATTTACATGTTTTCATGAAGGATTGTGAGCTGAACTGACTGAACAAATTCAAGGCTTAAATTCAAAGCCAAGCAGGAAATTGTTTGTCCCCTTTTTTTTGTCAGCTTAGTTTGTCCCTCAAACCTTCAACTCTTGTCCCTGTTTGGACCAAAAGCACTGAAAAGAGTTTGACTCCGGAGGTCCGTTGTGGCGCGGCACGTCGCTACCTCGGAGCACCGTGCCGCTTCTTGGCGAGTGCCCGTCGGGGCGGTTCCTGAAAGGACCGCAAGAGTGCGCCCCCGTCAGGCCGTCCCATTAGCATACTGGGACAGTTTGTTCTCCAAATCACAGATTCTCTTCTCTTGAGACAACACTGTGGCCTTCAGGTGCTGAATCTCTTCCAGCAGCCTCCCAAGCAGCTCGGGCTGCACCCACCAGGAAAGAGGAAACAAGGAGACAAaggagaggaggagaagaaacaGGAGGAAATAACACGGGGAGACAAGGAGGAGAGCCACAGAAGGCAAGTCAGAAGATATGAAGGCCAGAGACTTGGTTGGTGCAAAGCCATAGTGAAATTGTGAAACGAGAAGCGTGAAGGTGCAAAGAGAAACGTTCTCCTTCCTGCTTGTTATTCTAATTATTGGTGAGGGACTGACCGGCAGGCTGGCGGCATCGCACGTGGACATGCTGCGGCGGGTGGTGGGCCTGGAGTCCAGCAGGTTCTTCCGGGACACTTTGAGCTCACGGCTCTTTGGCGGCACGTAGCCTTCCTTCATGGATATCAGCACGGGGTCTTGGTCGCGGCCCTCCAGCCACTCATCGGGCTCCATGGCAGGCTCCGGGCCGGCGGTGTCCGGGTAGAGGTCGTCCTGGAAGAGGTCCGACTGCCGACGACATTTGAGTCAGCTCAAGTTGGTTGCGGGTGGGATCTGCGAGGACTTACTTTTCGGGGAACGGTCATTGTGATGGGCTCACACTTCTTGTCGTGCAGCTTGTACAACCTTAACGCAAATGCAAGCAGTCTGAGTCGTCCCGTCGGTTCAAATCCGATTGACGTGTCCTCACCTGGCGATCTCGCACTTGCTGACGTCCACGCCCCTCTTGGGCATGAAACCCATCCCTCGTTGCGGCTCTTTACTGCTGAAGGTGTTGAGGTAGTGCACGTAGGGTGGCTCCTCGGTGATCTCAAAGTAGCGGATGCTACTGTCGCCCTGCACACGTAACGTCTTGAGTCAACATACCCGAATGTGAACGTTACCTGGAGACGCACGTTACCTTGCCGCACAAGTAGACCATGTTGGCGTCCGGGTCGTAATATGGTAACAGGACGCCATTGCTCGTGTCCAACTCCAGCAGTGCGAGTGGCTCCTCAAAATTGGTCTGAGCAGGATGAAGAAGTCAATTGGACTGTTTATAAATCATGAGTACTTGGATACATACCGGGTCCCAGAGTCCGAGCTCCCTCTGGCTCATCCTGGTGAACCCTGTGGTGAAGATGTTCCCGTCTCTGGTGAAGATGGCTCTCATGGGTCGGATGCCCTCGTGAGGAGCCAAACGTTCCTGTAGGTCACCGGGTCATGTTAATAAGGACCTCGCCCGGCTCCCTGGCTCGGCTCTGACTACTCACCGCCACCACCTCGGCCTTGCGGGGGTCACAGACACGCAGGCGGCGGTCCTTGCAGGTGGTGCAGAACAAGCTTCCGTTCCTGTTCCAGCTGATGCTGTAGATAAGATCCGGGTGGTCGTCCATGGACATGAGCGGCTCCCCCGTTCCCACGTTCCATACGATGACAAGGTTGTCGCTCCCTGCAGAAAGACTCGTTAATTTCAACAAGTCCACATTGATGGCCTCAAGTGTGCGTCGAACCCGCAGTCAGCAGGATGTTGCGCGTGGTCGGATGCCAGCTGACAATGCCCACGCGTTTGGAGTGACCCTCCAGTACCACGATGGGTTCGGTAAGGGGGCGTATCAGCGAGTGATCGGGAATCTGCCACACCTGCCCATGGCACAAAAGACTCCATCACTTTCACATCACTGTTGATGTCCACGCACGGCTTACCATGGCCGTGCAGTCCTCCGAGCCACTGGCTAGCACGTTATCGTCATGGGGACACCAATCGATATCCAGGACGGGTCCAGAATGCCCGATGACCAGAGGGTAGTTCTTATCTACGCGACCCATCTGCAGAACACACAAGAACCTCCGTCAATGTCAGAACTCCTCCTCCCTTTGTGTGTTGTGAAGattactaacacacacacacgaaagaaGAGTATTTATAGTGAGTGATGAGGCGCTGCAAGGGCACTGCAGAGCCTCCTGGTGGTGGGGGGAGAATGGTAATTATTAATAGCCTGAAGTGACTCCAGCGTTTAGCCATGCCCAATAATATTGTTCACCTTGGGGACATTATACAATTTGGCATAAATTAGGCTCAACTGACCTTTGCAAGGGGGATGACCAGGAAGGCTCCGCCCCCGCTTGACTCCACGATGACGGCGAGGAACTTGGGGTTGACAGCGCAGAAGGAACTGTCCCACGTCACCTTGGAAACGCGGATGTCGTCATAGCTCTGGTCGGCCTTGACGCTTTGGCCGAAGACGTGGCGGAACTTGCTCTGCCGCACGATGCTGCGACTCATggctgcaggaggtggaggtCAAAACTTTTGTTGGCATCACCACAAACGGAGATTTATTGATtatttgttggttttttttgttgttttttttcaggtggtGTGACCACTTCCTGCTTTTTGGTTTGAGTGTTAGTTAGATCATTTAGTGTGACGGATGACTAGACCAAGTTGTGGAGATGATAAAAGAAGTTTGGAGAAAAGCCTCAGGTAATGAGGTTGCTCCTCTCTTTGTCCCACCAGCGAGTGCCCCCTTCCTAATTTAGACATGCTGGTGCATGACCACGCCCCCCACCCTGCAAGTCCTTCGCCCTAAATAGTCCCGGGGCCGAGTCTGTCCACTGTGGTGCGTTCACGTGCACGCACATTATGTGCGCGCATTTTagcaaggggtggggggggggggggggcgtcaatGCAAGAGTCTCTACGCTACTTTGTCAAATCGGGGTACGTGCCAACAGATTAATAAcatcaacacaaactttcctttTAGCCAGTCACCCCAAAACTTGGACCACAACAACTTTTGTCAACCGACTgcaatgcacacacacgcgcaggcACAAAAAGAAAGCTCACCTCAGGTTTTGGGGAGACCCCTCGACCCCGACTGCTTGTGGTTCTGGTTTGTTTAGCGTTGTCTGGCGCGGGCCGGCGGAGGCGACTGCGTGTGTCCTTCCCGCACGACGaaagaagagggggggggggggggggggtggacagGGGGCGGGGGTGCATGGGATATGGATGACCGTCTATTTTGGAAGCAGCAGCTTGAGTTCGGAGAAAGGTGACGTCACTGTTCGGCCCTTTTCGCCGTGTGGTACAACAGCTGATGATGACGACAGGTTGAATTGATTTGATATTGGATATTCCATATATTAAAAGACACTCAGAACTTGTGACATATATTTCCAGAGtgtaattatttaaaaataatgcaaTAAGCCAATGACATCCATTTTAACAATTTAATGTTCACAGTAGAAGGACATGATATAAAAGAACATTGATagctttaaattaaaaatgaatttcACTCACTAGCTCTTCCTACTGTCACATGACCCAGCAAGTAGCGACCTCATAACACATGAAactaaagcaaaataaaaataaagtgctTGTATGACAGACCATACGGAAGTTTCGCTCTCCACACGCACCCACACATGTaagaaagaatgaaaaaaaaaagttgtgcttCACAACCTCACAAATTTAAGgtattaaaaaatgtaaaaagactTAAAAAGTCACGTATGACATCCCAGTGCAATAAGCATGTGCGCACACGCGTGTGGCATCAGCACTTGATGAGGGAGGCGGAACATTTCAGGTGTGCGGCTCACCGCGACTGAGGTACGAGTCATCGAGAAAtctacaaaataataataattaaaataaaaactccTGATTGGCCTGACGCACAACCATATGACCTGACTGATTGGCTGCATTCATGAGGCAAGTGGAAGAACAGCGGAAGGGTCAGAAACATTCCAGCAAACATCAGCTGCAATCTTGAAACATCAAGTagaagaggaaggaggaggaatgTATCGCTGCTTTCACCTTAACGCCGTTGGGATCGTTTCACCTTGGAACGTCCTCTTGGGTCACGTCGCTTAAGGCAAGAGGCACTGTTGTTGTGCTGCGAAGCACGTCTACATGGTGTGGTAGAGCGTGCCGAGTGTGCTTTTCGTGAGGCGTCTGACAGGGTGACTTCTTCCGTACTGCTGCCTGGAGGTGAAGAGCGGCGGTCCGGACAAGGAATGTCGAGGCCGGTGCGGGTTCTCCGCCTCGGATGGGGCACCGGGCATTTGTTGGGCTGAGGAGAAAGCGTGGTGGACGCGCTGCTTTTTCAGATCCTCGGTACCTGCGTGCTCCGCGGAGGGGCCTGCCGGCGGTGCGGCGGCGTCCGAGTCGGAGTGGCTCAGCTCCCACTCGGTGAGGTCGTCGGCGAGCAGCTCCAAGCAGCCCAACTTGGCTAACGAGGCCGAGCGCTTCATCAGGGAGGGCGGCGTGAGGCCGGCCCGGCGGATGCGAGCCTGCGCCTCGCGGACTCGCTTCTGCGTGCTTCCTCGCTTCCGATTGGCTCGAGCCACGCCTACGCTCACCTGTTGCAAGAAGGCGCCGAGCTGGCATAAAGTTTCCCAAGTCTCCCTCAAGATGACGCCACCCCAGCCCGGTCCGGAGGTGGCCTCCGGACGCAGGATGCTGACGGTGGACAGCCAGTCGCCATCACCGTTCCCTGCGGCGCGTTTGCCTCCGGGGGCTGCCTGTGAGGCAGCGAGTTGCTGAGCGAGGGAGGGGCCTGCTGAGTGTGAGGGCGGGGACGAGGAGGGCGAGGTGCTACGACAATCTGCGCGGCATTCTCGTTTCATCCGACGCTCCAGCTGGCGTGTCACGCGGCGGACCGAACCTCGCGTCCAATTCCTGTAGAGCCgagcgtcgtcgtcgtcatcgtcctcctcctcctgtccgGCCTTCACTTCCTGCTTCGGGCTCGGACAACAAACATCTCCGACCTCCACTCCCGGCTTGGACTTCCTGACTTCCTGGCCCCCGGTCTCCGATTGGCCTAGCTTGGACCAATCCGACTGCACGACCGGATCTGATCCAATGACCTGCATGGGAGTCGCCATCTGCGccaaagagaacaaaaacaaagagtcaCGAGGATGGAAAATCTCCAAGCACGCCTTGCTTTGTGAGATGGGCACCTTTTTTTTGGACTCATCTCCTGCCAGGCCGTCGCCAGGCGGTGGGGAATGTCGCGGTGTGCCGCCATCGTCTCTCGCCATCCATTTGAACTTCTCCCTGGCACTGAAGAAGTTAATGTGGTCGCTGTGCCCGAACAAGGTGCAGGTGAGGGTGTCTCCAGCGGCGGGGGCACCACCAGCTGAAGCTTCCGGGATAGAGCAATCTGATTTCCAGACAGGCGACGGTGGATCAGAGCCACCGCACCGGTGTGAGGTCTCCGGTTCAGGCGGCGAGACGGACAGCGGGGGTGGCGTTTCGGGGGAGGCCGGCAAGTGGTGCAGGGTCGCGGGCGGGTGGGCTTGCCCCAGCACGATACTCTGCGCCACCGTTACGGCGTCTGCGCGGGGCAGCTCGGGGACCACAGCAGCAGCTGTTGGCAGGAGTGACACGGTCGGATGCCGCTCCTCTTCATTGGGCTCACGTAGACCGTTGGAGAACGATGATGACGCAGGCCCGTCAGGCGCCGCCACGCCATCGCACGGTGGCGAGCTGAACGGACGAGACGGCATGACGGGCCGGCGGGCGCCTCGCACCGCCGGGCCAGTCGCCGACAACTCCAGCAGTTCTTTAACAGAAGGTCCGGGAGGAGTGGCGGCCTGGTCGTCCGAGCAGCCCGGGCTTTGCGCTTGGGTGAAGGCTGTGCACAAAGGCTCGTGGTGCTCGGACAGGTCGCTGTCAGAGTGGGAACGCCAAAGCTTGTTGTGGCGTTGCTTGCTGCGACACAAGACCATGACCTTTAGGGCGATTTTTTCTCAACATCGGCCGGACACGACTCACCTGGCCAGAAGGATGCCCTGGTACTCCTCCAGCTGCCTCATGAAGGACGGGTTGGGTTTGGTGACAGCTCGGCGCTCCTTGACGTGGTCAAAGGCCTTCCTTAGATCCCAGCCGTACTCTTTCATGGCGTAGGCGATGACCGTGGCTGCCGAGCGGCTGACTCCCATCTTGCAGTGCACCAGGCACTTGGTATCAGACTTCCTGCGAACGCCAACGTGAGCCCTGAATCCATCTGAGCACGGCGTGCGTGCACGAGACTTACTTGGCCCTGGTgatgaacttgaaggtgtcgttCCAGTAGGCCAACAAATCGGTGGCTTCCTCGTCATACACGCGGATGTTGTGGTACTCGAAGACACCCGGGAAGAAGTTGTCGATCTCCCGCGTCACATTCAGGATGTAGTGGACTCTGCGTCACAGACTCCACATAAAGCCTGCTCAAAAGTCATCTGCGGACTTGTCTCCTCACCCGCTGCTCTGCAACTCCTCCAAATTGGACGCGTTCCACTCGGAGCCctggaagaagaaaaagcacTCGGCAGATTAGGAAGGAAGCACCGATAATCCAGCAGGTGGCGTAACAAAAGCAGGTTCTCTGCGTGAACTCGGTACGAGCGGTCACATTTGCACCTACCAAGAAGACGTGGTCAAAGATCTGTGTGGGACTGTCCATCTGCCCCAGAATGACGATCATCTCGTTGTCGATGTACTCCTTGAACTCACGCAGGTTGCACGTCATGTGCATTTCCAGCTCCGTGCGGATCTGCGCCACAAGGGGAGCAACTTTGAAGCCACCGAGACATTTTCGCCAAATTGCTACGTCGGCATGACTCACCTCCTTACAGGTGACGTTCTCCAGGTCTTTCTGCATCATGATCTCCCTCAAGCTGCTCTTGATCTGGCGCTCTGTCATCTCGCGTTCGGTGGGCCTACGGGCAGACGCAAGCGCATCGAGGTCACGTGATCAGTCGTCGTCGCGGCGGTCACCTGCCGGCACTCACGTTTCGGAGAAGAGGACGGGGGAGTCTGCGCGGTGCGAGTGCAGGTCCCGCATGGCGTTCCATTCATTGATGCGGGACTGGTCGGACGAGACGCGGCTCTGGTAGTAACTGACCCAGGTGAGGAACAAGCTTCCCGGAAAGTAGTTGTGGCAGCGGGCCACCTCGCAGGCTTTGTGCAGCGACTGAAGCGCCGACCTGCCGGCAAGGAACAGGACGGCGTGCTCAGCGGAACGTTTTGGACGCCCCGCACGGCGCGGACTCACCACATGGCCTGCACGGAAACGGGCTTGAACACGTGCACTCTGCCGTCAGTGGACACGCTGAAGCCGCTGTGAGAAAAACGAGACAGTGTGAGGAAGAGTATGCCGCTGAGGATGACAAGGGTGGTGAGCCCATACCCGTCTCCGTCCAGATGGATCATGGTGTCGCTCCACAGGGGAAGAACCAAGCCCACGGAACACGAGCTGAGGAGCACAGGTCATGTGGCAAGTCAAACGACACGCAACGGCGTCCTGATTCGTCCACACCACTTACCTGTCCACGGGACTGAAGTCCACCCCGAGGACCAGGCTCTCCTCCGTGTCCTGCCGCCCATTGGTGGACACCACCACCATGTAGCGTATCAGAGCGTGAACGCTTTCCAGTCGCACCGCCTGGATTGGGATACACACGTCTGAAATCCAACACGCAGCCTCACGTGGTCTGTGTGTGCTGCATACACACCAGTTTGATGTTGTCCTCCGGTCTGAGGACCGTAAACATGGTCTGGAGATGCTGCTGGATGTCTCCTAAGGGAAAACACAGGAACATTGCCCACACGTAGCTAGCTTGTTAGCCTACATGGCTAATCAGACAAGAGAACTTTACAACTCAAGCAAATAAGAACATGTCTTCACCTGCATGTTTGCTACGCAGCTGCGAGAAGCGGGATCCGCAAGAGGACGAGGAGCCATTTCCCCGAGGCAAGAAAAGCGCCGCCCCTTTCACGGTCAGGAAACTTTCACTGATGCTGGACACATCAGAATTATCCAGAATTACGATGTCATATTGATAAATCCCATAACAAAAAAGAAAGGATATTTCTTAACACTGCAGCCAGCAAAGCCAAAGTGGACAGATGGCAGACAAACGCCAGTGAC
The nucleotide sequence above comes from Syngnathus scovelli strain Florida chromosome 15, RoL_Ssco_1.2, whole genome shotgun sequence. Encoded proteins:
- the coro6 gene encoding coronin-6 codes for the protein MSRSIVRQSKFRHVFGQSVKADQSYDDIRVSKVTWDSSFCAVNPKFLAVIVESSGGGAFLVIPLAKMGRVDKNYPLVIGHSGPVLDIDWCPHDDNVLASGSEDCTAMVWQIPDHSLIRPLTEPIVVLEGHSKRVGIVSWHPTTRNILLTAGSDNLVIVWNVGTGEPLMSMDDHPDLIYSISWNRNGSLFCTTCKDRRLRVCDPRKAEVVAERLAPHEGIRPMRAIFTRDGNIFTTGFTRMSQRELGLWDPTNFEEPLALLELDTSNGVLLPYYDPDANMVYLCGKGDSSIRYFEITEEPPYVHYLNTFSSKEPQRGMGFMPKRGVDVSKCEIARLYKLHDKKCEPITMTVPRKSDLFQDDLYPDTAGPEPAMEPDEWLEGRDQDPVLISMKEGYVPPKSRELKVSRKNLLDSRPTTRRSMSTCDAASLPPELLGRLLEEIQHLKATVLSQEKRICDLENKLSQYANGTA
- the ssh2b gene encoding protein phosphatase Slingshot homolog 2b; the encoded protein is MALVTVQRSPTPSATSSPCVSESGSGEDDRRSQPRSISESFLTVKGAALFLPRGNGSSSSCGSRFSQLRSKHAGDIQQHLQTMFTVLRPEDNIKLAVRLESVHALIRYMVVVSTNGRQDTEESLVLGVDFSPVDSSCSVGLVLPLWSDTMIHLDGDGGFSVSTDGRVHVFKPVSVQAMWSALQSLHKACEVARCHNYFPGSLFLTWVSYYQSRVSSDQSRINEWNAMRDLHSHRADSPVLFSETPTEREMTERQIKSSLREIMMQKDLENVTCKEIRTELEMHMTCNLREFKEYIDNEMIVILGQMDSPTQIFDHVFLGSEWNASNLEELQSSGVHYILNVTREIDNFFPGVFEYHNIRVYDEEATDLLAYWNDTFKFITRAKKSDTKCLVHCKMGVSRSAATVIAYAMKEYGWDLRKAFDHVKERRAVTKPNPSFMRQLEEYQGILLASKQRHNKLWRSHSDSDLSEHHEPLCTAFTQAQSPGCSDDQAATPPGPSVKELLELSATGPAVRGARRPVMPSRPFSSPPCDGVAAPDGPASSSFSNGLREPNEEERHPTVSLLPTAAAVVPELPRADAVTVAQSIVLGQAHPPATLHHLPASPETPPPLSVSPPEPETSHRCGGSDPPSPVWKSDCSIPEASAGGAPAAGDTLTCTLFGHSDHINFFSAREKFKWMARDDGGTPRHSPPPGDGLAGDESKKKMATPMQVIGSDPVVQSDWSKLGQSETGGQEVRKSKPGVEVGDVCCPSPKQEVKAGQEEEDDDDDDARLYRNWTRGSVRRVTRQLERRMKRECRADCRSTSPSSSPPSHSAGPSLAQQLAASQAAPGGKRAAGNGDGDWLSTVSILRPEATSGPGWGGVILRETWETLCQLGAFLQQVSVGVARANRKRGSTQKRVREAQARIRRAGLTPPSLMKRSASLAKLGCLELLADDLTEWELSHSDSDAAAPPAGPSAEHAGTEDLKKQRVHHAFSSAQQMPGAPSEAENPHRPRHSLSGPPLFTSRQQYGRSHPVRRLTKSTLGTLYHTM